TTCAAGCCTATCCACTCCGCCTCCTGCGGAAAGCAAATACTCGTACTTGTCGATTTCAACTTCTAGAGCATATTGCTGTAGCCTCCCGGTGATATAGAGAATCAAAAAAGCGACTCCTACATAAAGATTGACCGAGACGAAACGGGCAATCCAGGTTGTAAAAGCATCCCGAAAAGCCGGAAGGATACTGACCACTACCGCAAAAGGCCCAAGTATTACCAGCACAGTAGAATAAATGATCTGGATCATGAAAATGATATAGACGCAAATCCTAAGAATCCACATTGCAATCAGTTCAATAATCTGGGTTACCAGCAATTGAAGGCTGGTTTGCATTCTGATCCGCATTTGCATAATCGGTGAAAGGATTTGGTCTGAAAAGAACCCTTTTACTCCGTCCACGATTACAGTTCCCAAATCCTCATCTGAATCCTCAGCCTGATCCGAAGCCATTTCAGTTACAGCTTGGTATTCCACCAGCTGGTCACCCATCTCCACCATGTAGGCGGCACGATCAAGACGAAGAGAATTATTGGTATCGTTCTGAGTACTGAATAGAGCTTCCGTCTTGGCCGCAATCAAATCAGTGGGAAAAGCAATGATTTGACAGAAAATTGGCCACCACATGAGCAGGATCACCAAGGCGAAGGGTCTTAAAAGCGGCATGATTTCCAACCTCTTGTCCCCTGCCATCATTTCGTAGCATTTTAGACTGAAAAAAATCAGCATGAAAATACAGGCCAAAGTCTGCGCATCCCTGATAAAAGGGTCGGAATGGGCAAAGCCGTAATCTCTCATTTCTTCAAAAAAGGTCATGACGCCTCTATCGTAAATGCTGTTTCCCTGCAAGTAACTGATAGTCTCCTTGTACTCGTCATGGTTGCCAGACTGGGCAAATCCCATGATAGAAAAGCCTAGGAACATTAAAATTCCGGTGAAAAGCTTCTTCATTTCAGGACTTGGGTTTGATTGGCAATTTTTTTGGCTATGTCCTCTTCATCCTGCGAATTTGAAATAGTGAATTCCCCGCTTGCTTTTCGCTCATGAAGCTTCCGAAAGGCTAGCATATTGGCTGACATATCCAGCTTATATTGCCATTTTTCAAGTATATCCCTCATTTCAAGCATAATCCTGTGGTACATTAGGATTCGCTGACCTCGCTCCATATCCAGGGTCTTTGAAAAACCGTAGCGCTCGGAAAGGGAAGCCATGTTGTCCAGATACCATTGATAGGCACCATGGTCGGTCATGTATTCGACAACCTCCGGGGCAATTCCTTGGAAAGCTGAGGAAACAGGATCTTCCAAAGGCTTGAGTTCCTTCTTATAATAGAGTTGATATAGAGGATCCGAGGCCGAAAGTGCACCTGATATCCGAGCCATTTCTGCACTAGCCAAATTCTTAACCGTATCCGAATGTTGTTTGTAGTAGTCGGAAGAGATCTGCATCGCAGCAGCCAACCCAAGCCTCTGGGTCTGCTCTCCGGTGGGTGACAAAGGTCTTCTGTCTAGGTCTGGATAATTGGGATGCAATGCCCAAGTTGAATACCACAAGTAGTTAATAGGGATTCCTAAAACTTTGATGGTCTTTGGATAAAACTTGTCTTCATCCCATTGCTTGAAAACCATTCTCTCCTGTTGGGCAATAATGGCTTTATCCTTAATTAAAGTTTGTCCTTGACTCTTGAGACATATGCAAAAAATGATTGAAATTGTTAGTAAGGTTCTCATCGTGTAAGAGTTTTCTGCTTGATGATAATTTCATTGATCAGCCCTAAATCCTTGTTGACGTAGGATTGATAGGGGTTAAGTGATCGGATTACTCCATTGGCTTTCGCCCAATAGATGCTGTTTTTTGCGGAAAGCATCAGAGCACGGATTACCTGCAGTTCCTTCTGGACAGTATCTAAAAGTTCGTCCCGGACATTGTAATTGATCAGCAGATTATTACCCTCGTTTAGGATCAGGCTTGACACCTCGGCAGCAAGGTTGATGCTTCTGGATTTAGCTTGTGCAGTATATTCTTCGACAAAAAGAAAAAGGAGCGGATTATCAGAGGCAAGCTCGAATGCCTCAGCTGAAATTGATTTGATATCCAGGACAGTCTCACCAATTATCTTTACCTGAATTGCATCCTTAAATCCTTCATTGACCTGAGTCAGGGACTTGACTATCATCGTCTGAACCATCGCCAAACTGGATGAATTGACAACGATATCATCTGTATTTTGCTTGATGACATCCAGCGTTTGGTGATACCCAATTTCGCTGACATTCCTCATAGCGGCATTTGCATTGACAATCGCAAAATGGTTTCTGTCAAACACCACCGTCACTGATTGGGAATATGCCTGAGCGACATTGATAAACAGCAAAAAGAAAATGAGCTTTTTCATCTGGCAAGTGTTTTGGCGTTCTGAATGATTTCTTCTACCAGTCCCATTTCTGTTGCCACATATCCCAAATAAGGGTTGACTCCTAATTTTCCCTGCAAATGATGCTTTAGAGTTTGGGAAGCGTTGTAAGAAATTCCGTTGATCTCTTTCAGTTCCTCAATAATGTGCTGAAAAAGAATCCTTCGATCTGAGACTTTCATTTGGTTGATTACTCCAATACTGGCCGATAGACCGAGGAGGTAATTCATCAATGAATAGGATCGTTGGACAAAGAGCTTTTCTGTCTCGACGGCAAAAAGGAGGAGAGCAGGATCTTGCTTGCAGTAATACAGGATCTGTTGTTGGTTATCAATGATGGAATTGACCAAAGGCCCGGCAGTTGAACCTATTCCGATTGCATCGATGACTATGGAAAGCTTGGCAAATCGTTCCTGAACCGTTCTGTATTTTTCTTTGACCGTTTTAACCAGGTTGTTATTGACTTCCTCGTTGACGGCATTTTTCCCCTGATTTTCTTTTGCCTCCTTTTGCAAGTTGTACTCGGACTTAGATTCCTCTACCAACTGATGAAGAAGGGCAACATTCGTTTGCGCAAGACTTGTCCCGATATTGGCAAACAGAATAATTAAGCTTAGAATCAAAGTTTTCATGGCTGCAGGGTTTTGGCTTTTCTGGCGATATCCTGGGCGAGTTGGATATCCAAATTGATGTACCCCTGAAAAGGATTTAAGGCCTTGAAAACTCCCTTCATCTGGGCAAAGTACATGGATCGATACATGCCGTAAGTGTAGGATCTAAGGATTACCATTTCATTCAAGATTTGGTTGATCAATCTGGATCTTTCTCCGGCATCCATGAGGTTATTTTCTCCACCTTTCAGGACAAAAGAACTGACCTCCAAGGCTAGGGAAGTTGCTCTTTGTTGAAACATAGTAGCGTTTCGCTCGGCAAACAGAAGTAAAGCAGGATTCTCACCTGCCAATTCCATCACATCATTTAAATCGCCTGAAATAGCAGTCGCCATTCGTGCGATTTCCTTGACATTGGAAAGGTTTGTCAAAATGGAACTAACCTCGGAAAGACCTTTGTAGATTTTGTCCTGCATCGTATTAACAATGGTCAGGTTTCCAGTGATTGCTAGCTGGCCCCGTTCAATCAAAGTCAATCTTTCATTGGTCACCTCAAGTTGTGAATCTATAACTAAAGCATGGGCGGCGGTAGCAGCCGAAACAGCCGGGTCCACATAAACAGTCTGACTAAAAGTTGTCTCTGAGAAAAGCAGCAATATGAGTAGTTGAAGATGCCTCATCATGCTATGCGGTAATTCGGTGAAAGAAATGTATCAGTGAGTGGACATCCTTCTTTGTTAACCTTCTCGAAAAAACTATGAAGACTTAGATTAGAAGTAGTATAATCCTCTACAAATGCGTCCAAACCCATTTTATAGCCTCCGAATGCATTGGCATAAATTTCTACTGCCGATTTTTCTGGCTTTTCCGTGGTGTAGGTTAGGTATTGGAACAGCGAAACCTCTACTCCATATACTTCGCCTGTAGCCCCTCTTCTAATGTAAACTTCCTTGAATCTGCCACGCCCTTCCTGGTTGTCCAGCTGGTTGATGGTAAAAATCTTCCTTCGTTCCTTCTCACTGATGGAAAGCAAAGAAGCTATCTGTGAATAGTTGTCTTTAAACTTGGTTTGGTCTAGGAGGCAAATCGTATCTGAATTGTTGATGATACTGTCCTTCACCACTTCATTCCCGATGATATCCCCAAGTTCCTGGGTAACTACAATCGCCTCCCCCCAAAACTTTCGCACCGTTTTATACAGATACAGAATATACCCTGCCATCAAGGGAGAAGCGATGGCCTTCCATGCCTCTTCAATGATCAGAGCTTTCCGGTACTTGGTTCGAAATCTCATTTTCTGGATAAATACATCCATGATGATGAGCGTCACTATTGGAAAAAGAACCTTATGCTCCTTGATGCTGTCAATTTCAAAAACCACAAAGGATTCGTTGAATAGGGATTGGTCAACCTCTTCGTTTAGCAGATTTTTAAACTCTCCACCTTGGTAGAATTTTTTGAGCACAAATCGGAATTCATCCAGTTCAAACGTGATTCGCTCACGCTCCATAATTTCAGGAATTGTCTCTAGGGCAAAGTCATAAAAGCTATTGAAGCAAAGCCGATCAATCTTGCCTTCATCAGAGAAAAATGAAGAATAATAAGCTGAAATGGTGTAAGAGATCACATCTGCTTCCACCTGTGAAACGGTGCCGTCAGCTGTCTTCCAAAGAAGTGAAACAAGCGTCAGGAGATAGTCTTTTTTCTCGATGTTGTACTCCTCTTCAGTGATGGCAAAAGGATTGGTTGTAATGGGTTTTTCTTCAGTATAGGTAATGTATTTGCCATTGTAATATTGACACAGTCCTGAATAGGAATGTCCCGTATCCACGATCACTACATCCATCAGCCACTTAGGATCAGGTTGCTTGTTCCACATGCAATACTGCTCCACTAGGGCATTCATGAAAAATGATTTTCCCGATCCGGAAGGCCCCAATACAAACTTGTTTCTATTGTTGATTCGATTAGTCTGCATGGGCAAATCTGAGGGATCAATTTTCAAGGGGATTCCCTGTCTATCGGTGAATCGAATCTGAAAACCGCTTTTTTCATCTTGATTCAGTGATTCTTTAAAGAAAAAGCACAGCGCTGCATCTGCTGTGGTCAAAAAGTAATCGTAAACTTTCAGTTCAGCTGTATTGCATGGAAGGACAGTCCTGAACAACTCCAATTGGTTGTAGGAATTTTTATTGGCAATAATCCCCTGCTGAAACAAGGATGACTCTACATAGTTGCAAGCTCCTTGGATATACTCTTTCTGTGCCGAAACCAAGACATTGAAATGACAATTGACTAAGAGCTGATTGTTCCTTGTCACATCCTCCAATAACCTGTTAATGTCCTGGACACACATATCATTGGCAGGATCTGGAATTCCCGAATGCCGCTTTCGCTTGACTTCAAGTTTGTGTTGGGTTGGTCTTTGCTCTACGATCTCGATGACTTGATTGTAAACAATGGTTTGGAAGTTTGGGACATCAAATAGAAAACCCATGTTATCAACTGGAAATCCTTTGAGGCTATCCTTATCACTTCTTTCTGAATGGGACGCTATCGTTTCGGGAAGCTCTACCTTATCAGTATCAACAAGTGAAATTGATCGGAATGCCCTATCTCCACTTTCCACTTGTTTTTCTACCGGCACTAAATTGTCCAGTACAATTCTATCCTGGTAGAAATTCATACTTAGAATCCTTTTCACATAGCGGTCAATCTCGGTTTTATTCAGAGCATTAGATTTAATCCCTGATCGCTCAAAAAGGTCTGTTACCTTTCCGATGGATTGAATAAAATCATTCACTGATTTTTCACTATACCTTCCTTTTGACCGCTTGGTGATAACCAAATAGGTATTGTGGGAAACGTATTCTCTGCCCTGAAAATGCTCATCATATTTCCGCTGCAGGTACTCCTTTGAACTATCCTCATGATAGCTTTCAGTGGAAAAAACATCCTGCTTTTGGATCAAATGACCTTCACCTAATATTTTGATGACATTCGTATATAGCTGGTGAAAAAAATCGTACCTGGAAGGGTCTGCTGAATATTGGACAACAGGGTTTTCAAGTTTCAGAATGAATCCGAAATCCCCATTTAGATTAAAAAGTAGATGGAATCCTTTGAATTCAGTCTCTATACCTGCGTAGGGCAACTTAAATTCATTCCTTTTATTCTTCAATATCATTTTTTAGGTTTTAAGGATGTTGCGATTTGGAACACTCCTACATGCCTTGTTTTGCTATGCAGTCCCTTTTTTTGTTGCTGAGAAGTAACCAATAGACCAAATACTATTGCTGAAATTGTGATTATACCTCCTGCTATCATGCTGGTCAAACTTCCGATAACTCCACCCAGCACGACTCCGATGATCAATGAGGCAATTCCCCATCCGATAAATTTTCCTTGAAATCCACGATATATAAGGGGTTTTTGAAGCCCCTTATATATTGGAAATTGCTTAGCCATTAGACACCGAAAAACGCCTTGATGACCACACTCACCAGTACTAGGAAAATGCAGGACCCCAGCCATCCCATCAACTCTTTGTTGATATCCTGATCGCCTTGGTTCCACTTGCTGTACACTCGGAAACCTCCAATAATCCCGACCACTGCACCGATCACCAGGCAAAGACTTGCGACGGGATCTACATAGGTCAATAGCGAGGATTCAGCTGCAGTAATGCCTTGGACTCCCTGGGCATGTGCAGAAATTGAAACAATGGCCATTGCTAAGGCACTTGAGATCTTTTTTGTAATTCTGTTGAACATGATATTTGTGGTTTTAGTAAGAAAATATTTCATGGACTATATTGAATTGGTTGTAAAGTTTTAGGTAAGTGGAACTCCGTAAAGTCCGCCAAGAAAAAAGCTGACAGTTGCGAGAAACAAGCATGCTCCAAACCAGCTGATCACTTGGACATCAATATGATGTCGGCCCATCTGCCAATTGTTGTAAACCCGTAGGCCTCCCAGTAACCCTGAGATAGCTCCAGTAACAAGAGATAGTCTTGACAATGCGATGTAGAAAGATCCCATATCTGATTCTACCTCTTGGAATTCTTCCACGCCCGGAGGAGTCTGCGCCAACAATTCCATGCTAGGCAAAGAGAGAATTAACAGGGAGCAAAAGAGAAAATGAATTGGCTTCATGAGAACACTACTTTCTTTTTCATTTCGATTGAGTTCTCTTTTGCCAAAGCAAACAAGCAATCTAGGTTAGTCACCCCGCCCGTTGACTTGACAGGATTTGTCTCCTTGAATTCCATTTTCTCCTCTTTTCCCTCTGCGTTATTTGAAGCGGGTTTTTCAGATTTTGGAGTTGATTTGTTTACAAAATCTTCCTCCTCAACGACCATTGGCTTTTCGTCAAATTCTGATAGATCTGACTGGAATGCATAAGAAGGCCTTTCCTGAGATTTGGCACGATGCGGTGTCCTTAATACATCAAAGACGACGTTGACTGCATAGTACACAACATAGAAAAGAGCTAGGTATAGAAAGAAGTCTGTCCAATTCATAGCTTTAGTTGATTTAGTGATTTTTTGATTTCGTTGACCAGTTCAGGATTGTTTTCCAGAAAATCCCTGCATACATAGTTCACTAGAGAGGTGACCTTGATCCCAAACAGGTAATTCACGTGTTTGAAGACATCCTCTATTTTAGAATCCATCCGTATCAGTCTCCGGCTTTCTCCATTTACTTTATAGTCTCGAATTCGCTCTAGTAGCTCATCCACTTCTGGATCCCTCTCCTTCTTTTCTACCTTTCCACTGTTGATGGATTCTGGCATTTTTTCTTCCC
This genomic window from Algoriphagus sp. TR-M9 contains:
- a CDS encoding plasmid transfer protein; translated protein: MKKLFTGILMFLGFSIMGFAQSGNHDEYKETISYLQGNSIYDRGVMTFFEEMRDYGFAHSDPFIRDAQTLACIFMLIFFSLKCYEMMAGDKRLEIMPLLRPFALVILLMWWPIFCQIIAFPTDLIAAKTEALFSTQNDTNNSLRLDRAAYMVEMGDQLVEYQAVTEMASDQAEDSDEDLGTVIVDGVKGFFSDQILSPIMQMRIRMQTSLQLLVTQIIELIAMWILRICVYIIFMIQIIYSTVLVILGPFAVVVSILPAFRDAFTTWIARFVSVNLYVGVAFLILYITGRLQQYALEVEIDKYEYLLSAGGGVDRLEKMAWFAGNGLLSFGLVIVAFFVSAIAILTVPSISTWIISTSGISSAATTAGRMGSSATKTISRAKVI
- a CDS encoding TroA family protein, which gives rise to MRTLLTISIIFCICLKSQGQTLIKDKAIIAQQERMVFKQWDEDKFYPKTIKVLGIPINYLWYSTWALHPNYPDLDRRPLSPTGEQTQRLGLAAAMQISSDYYKQHSDTVKNLASAEMARISGALSASDPLYQLYYKKELKPLEDPVSSAFQGIAPEVVEYMTDHGAYQWYLDNMASLSERYGFSKTLDMERGQRILMYHRIMLEMRDILEKWQYKLDMSANMLAFRKLHERKASGEFTISNSQDEEDIAKKIANQTQVLK
- a CDS encoding TraG family conjugative transposon ATPase, encoding MILKNKRNEFKLPYAGIETEFKGFHLLFNLNGDFGFILKLENPVVQYSADPSRYDFFHQLYTNVIKILGEGHLIQKQDVFSTESYHEDSSKEYLQRKYDEHFQGREYVSHNTYLVITKRSKGRYSEKSVNDFIQSIGKVTDLFERSGIKSNALNKTEIDRYVKRILSMNFYQDRIVLDNLVPVEKQVESGDRAFRSISLVDTDKVELPETIASHSERSDKDSLKGFPVDNMGFLFDVPNFQTIVYNQVIEIVEQRPTQHKLEVKRKRHSGIPDPANDMCVQDINRLLEDVTRNNQLLVNCHFNVLVSAQKEYIQGACNYVESSLFQQGIIANKNSYNQLELFRTVLPCNTAELKVYDYFLTTADAALCFFFKESLNQDEKSGFQIRFTDRQGIPLKIDPSDLPMQTNRINNRNKFVLGPSGSGKSFFMNALVEQYCMWNKQPDPKWLMDVVIVDTGHSYSGLCQYYNGKYITYTEEKPITTNPFAITEEEYNIEKKDYLLTLVSLLWKTADGTVSQVEADVISYTISAYYSSFFSDEGKIDRLCFNSFYDFALETIPEIMERERITFELDEFRFVLKKFYQGGEFKNLLNEEVDQSLFNESFVVFEIDSIKEHKVLFPIVTLIIMDVFIQKMRFRTKYRKALIIEEAWKAIASPLMAGYILYLYKTVRKFWGEAIVVTQELGDIIGNEVVKDSIINNSDTICLLDQTKFKDNYSQIASLLSISEKERRKIFTINQLDNQEGRGRFKEVYIRRGATGEVYGVEVSLFQYLTYTTEKPEKSAVEIYANAFGGYKMGLDAFVEDYTTSNLSLHSFFEKVNKEGCPLTDTFLSPNYRIA
- a CDS encoding DUF4133 domain-containing protein is translated as MAKQFPIYKGLQKPLIYRGFQGKFIGWGIASLIIGVVLGGVIGSLTSMIAGGIITISAIVFGLLVTSQQQKKGLHSKTRHVGVFQIATSLKPKK
- a CDS encoding DUF4134 domain-containing protein; this translates as MFNRITKKISSALAMAIVSISAHAQGVQGITAAESSLLTYVDPVASLCLVIGAVVGIIGGFRVYSKWNQGDQDINKELMGWLGSCIFLVLVSVVIKAFFGV
- a CDS encoding DUF4134 family protein; this encodes MKPIHFLFCSLLILSLPSMELLAQTPPGVEEFQEVESDMGSFYIALSRLSLVTGAISGLLGGLRVYNNWQMGRHHIDVQVISWFGACLFLATVSFFLGGLYGVPLT